One part of the Neosynechococcus sphagnicola sy1 genome encodes these proteins:
- a CDS encoding helix-turn-helix domain-containing protein, with product MRPYSEDLRRKIVERYIDGKTSQRKLAEQFHVAYSFVRKLTKQYRETGTIRPKQRTEQTPSKLSAEHLAVLSGLVETNNDATLSELCDLLDEAVGVRVSITTMFRMLQKLNL from the coding sequence GTGCGCCCATATTCTGAAGACTTGCGGAGAAAAATAGTTGAGAGATACATAGACGGGAAGACCTCTCAACGCAAGCTAGCCGAACAGTTTCATGTAGCATACAGCTTTGTACGCAAACTAACGAAGCAATATCGAGAGACCGGGACTATCCGTCCGAAGCAGCGAACAGAACAAACCCCCAGCAAACTCAGTGCTGAGCATCTGGCTGTGTTGAGTGGCTTAGTTGAGACAAATAATGATGCCACCTTGAGCGAACTGTGTGATCTGTTAGACGAAGCAGTTGGGGTTCGAGTCAGCATAACGACAATGTTTCGGATGCTTCAGAAGCTGAACTTGA
- a CDS encoding NUDIX domain-containing protein, which translates to MMSQSEKCWQTRDRFLELHSRWMTLIGEHLQDPQGEILEYWRVEKADSVIVLPMLDDDLVTSGTHRILLPSPSYRPGVGRVTLDFPGGRVPEGQSPDQAAISALKREIGIDAVSITQLIPLTTQGWAVNSSFSNQKLFGFVAQIHNTAKLHPAMMAVTYPATLEGVQYLLRKLTCLQCRAVLLEWWLISG; encoded by the coding sequence ATGATGTCTCAATCAGAAAAATGCTGGCAAACCCGCGATCGCTTTCTGGAACTGCACTCGCGCTGGATGACCCTGATTGGGGAACACTTGCAAGACCCGCAGGGTGAAATCTTGGAATACTGGCGGGTTGAGAAAGCAGATTCCGTGATTGTTCTGCCCATGCTGGACGATGACCTTGTCACCTCAGGGACGCATCGTATCCTGCTTCCCTCCCCCAGTTACCGTCCCGGCGTTGGCCGAGTAACCTTAGATTTTCCTGGTGGACGAGTGCCAGAGGGACAAAGTCCTGATCAGGCCGCGATCTCCGCCTTAAAGCGAGAGATAGGAATTGATGCGGTCTCCATCACTCAACTAATACCTTTAACCACGCAAGGTTGGGCAGTCAACAGTTCCTTTTCCAACCAGAAACTTTTTGGTTTTGTCGCTCAGATTCACAACACTGCAAAACTACACCCTGCAATGATGGCGGTTACGTATCCAGCAACCTTAGAAGGAGTCCAGTATTTGCTTCGGAAACTCACTTGTTTGCAATGCCGCGCTGTACTTCTGGAATGGTGGTTAATCTCCGGGTAA
- a CDS encoding HD family phosphohydrolase has product MKPSWLWSRQLSQLYSQCCAVTHQRWGSIFPIQPSQSTNAAENQPECHETVPIHPWLRLSCSSWKDPRSSTVLVVAVLSLSGVVGNRFYNDPKLDVGTIAPETIKAPASAQVEDVQATEEKRHLARSDSGTVFILDPAVNQQIHQDLQQLLQQLQALRQLPGSVPFVPPTTLSIASQSYLRQAPELEWQQVRNAVAASPQVASQRLEQPHASAPTQPAQAIAELLTYGQNYSPAAIAELLVKVEGARQQYAQLQSTLANTALADHHLDADLLNLSEADWQHTRMGVQQATRRMVAQGIFPSLAPGVLVAAVQLQVSESIPRQANSLATQIVMTVLRSNVVPEPNLTQLRAEQAAQAVPPVIISIHQGEVIVPAGGKISATNFVLLDHFQLSRRGINWMGLLGCSLLVSGSIAVFWLMEKRFHRRLRRRDYTLVLLLSLSAPLLATFGISSTSLPMVGLLVGSFYGSILGATVVLLLTGMMAVGISMPLSFLISSAVGGLVGGALAGRMRSREELALLGGAVGIMQGVVYLLLYLTLNTGGPLVWYVVVSTTLIQGLAGFAWSVMTLGLSPYLEHVFDVVTPIRLAELSNPNRPLLKRLATEAPGTFQHTLFVATLAEAAAQVLKCNVELVRAGTLYHDIGKMHDPLGFIENQMSGPNKHDAIADPWQSTLLIKKHVSEGLVMARKCRLPRAIQAFIPEHQGTMLIAYFYHQAQEQAKQDPSLHVEAADFRYPGPIPQSRESGIVMLADSCEAALRSLKDATPEAALYMVNKILRARWQDNQLIDSGLKREEMPLIAEVFVQVWQQFHHQRIAYPKLSLSGSSRD; this is encoded by the coding sequence ATGAAACCCAGTTGGCTTTGGAGTCGGCAACTGAGTCAACTCTATTCGCAGTGCTGCGCTGTCACGCATCAACGCTGGGGATCCATCTTTCCCATCCAGCCGTCTCAATCCACCAACGCAGCAGAGAACCAACCGGAGTGTCACGAGACCGTTCCGATTCATCCCTGGCTACGACTTTCCTGTAGTTCTTGGAAAGACCCCCGTTCCTCTACTGTCTTGGTGGTTGCCGTTCTCTCCCTGTCGGGCGTGGTCGGCAATCGCTTCTACAATGATCCAAAGCTGGATGTTGGTACCATCGCCCCAGAAACCATCAAGGCACCCGCTAGCGCTCAGGTTGAAGATGTCCAGGCCACCGAAGAGAAACGCCATTTAGCCCGCAGTGATTCGGGGACGGTGTTTATTCTCGACCCAGCCGTCAATCAACAAATTCACCAAGATTTACAACAGCTGTTGCAGCAGCTGCAAGCATTGAGACAGCTTCCGGGCAGCGTGCCTTTTGTGCCCCCGACTACCCTCTCCATTGCGAGCCAATCCTACCTCCGTCAGGCTCCAGAACTCGAGTGGCAACAGGTACGGAACGCGGTGGCAGCCTCCCCCCAAGTTGCTTCTCAGCGCTTGGAGCAGCCCCACGCCTCAGCACCCACCCAACCCGCCCAGGCCATCGCCGAACTCCTGACCTATGGCCAAAACTACTCCCCAGCCGCGATCGCTGAACTCTTGGTCAAAGTCGAAGGGGCGCGGCAGCAGTATGCCCAGCTACAAAGTACCCTAGCCAACACCGCCCTGGCAGATCACCATTTAGATGCCGACCTCCTGAATCTGTCGGAGGCAGACTGGCAACACACCCGCATGGGGGTGCAACAGGCAACTCGCCGCATGGTGGCTCAGGGAATTTTTCCGAGTTTGGCACCGGGTGTTCTGGTGGCTGCGGTACAGTTACAGGTCAGTGAGTCGATCCCCAGACAGGCTAATTCGTTAGCTACCCAGATAGTGATGACGGTGCTCCGCAGTAATGTTGTCCCGGAACCGAATCTGACCCAACTGCGGGCAGAGCAAGCAGCCCAGGCCGTTCCCCCCGTGATCATCAGCATTCACCAAGGGGAGGTGATTGTGCCAGCAGGGGGAAAGATTTCTGCCACCAACTTTGTCTTGCTTGATCACTTTCAACTCAGTCGGCGGGGCATTAACTGGATGGGGCTATTGGGGTGCAGCCTGCTCGTCAGTGGCTCCATCGCGGTCTTCTGGCTGATGGAGAAGCGATTCCATCGGCGATTGCGCCGCCGAGACTACACCCTGGTGTTGTTACTGTCCTTGAGTGCGCCCCTACTGGCCACATTTGGCATTTCTTCCACCAGCTTGCCCATGGTGGGACTACTCGTGGGCAGCTTTTATGGTTCCATTTTGGGTGCTACGGTGGTTTTATTACTCACGGGGATGATGGCGGTGGGCATTTCGATGCCCCTGAGCTTTTTGATTTCCAGTGCGGTGGGGGGCTTGGTGGGGGGAGCCTTAGCTGGACGGATGCGATCGCGGGAAGAACTAGCCCTCTTAGGAGGGGCGGTGGGGATCATGCAAGGCGTGGTTTACTTGCTGCTGTATCTGACCTTAAACACGGGGGGCCCCCTGGTCTGGTATGTGGTTGTGTCAACCACCCTGATCCAGGGTCTGGCAGGCTTTGCCTGGAGCGTCATGACCCTCGGACTCAGCCCCTATCTGGAGCATGTGTTTGATGTGGTGACTCCGATTCGCTTGGCGGAACTCTCCAACCCCAATCGTCCTCTGCTGAAACGGCTGGCAACGGAAGCCCCTGGCACCTTTCAGCACACCCTATTTGTCGCCACCTTGGCAGAGGCCGCCGCCCAAGTTCTGAAATGTAACGTTGAACTGGTGAGAGCTGGAACCCTTTACCATGACATTGGCAAGATGCATGACCCCCTGGGATTCATTGAAAATCAGATGTCCGGCCCCAATAAACATGACGCGATCGCCGATCCCTGGCAAAGTACCCTTTTAATCAAAAAGCACGTCAGTGAAGGGCTGGTGATGGCGCGCAAATGTCGTCTTCCCAGAGCTATTCAAGCCTTTATTCCTGAACACCAGGGGACGATGTTAATTGCCTACTTCTACCATCAGGCGCAAGAACAGGCCAAACAAGATCCCAGCCTGCATGTAGAAGCAGCAGATTTTCGCTATCCTGGACCCATTCCTCAGTCACGGGAAAGCGGCATTGTGATGTTGGCTGACTCCTGTGAAGCCGCCCTGCGATCGCTCAAAGATGCCACCCCTGAAGCAGCACTCTATATGGTGAACAAGATTCTCCGGGCTCGCTGGCAAGACAACCAGCTGATTGACTCAGGACTAAAACGTGAAGAAATGCCCTTGATTGCCGAAGTTTTTGTCCAGGTGTGGCAGCAATTCCACCATCAACGCATTGCTTACCCTAAACTCTCTCTCAGTGGCAGCAGTCGCGACTAG
- the wecB gene encoding non-hydrolyzing UDP-N-acetylglucosamine 2-epimerase has protein sequence MPQAPISVCITLGTRPEAIKLAPVIQRFKASSHFDTHVILTGQHREMVDQVMHLFGLEADQDLAIMQTQQTLTDITCRSLQGLETLFQQLQPQIVLVQGDTTTALAAAIAAFYQKIPVGHVEAGLRTDDLLNPYPEEANRRLISQVTQLHFAPTPLAVENLQRSGVVGAIHHTGNTVIDALLTMAQQRPACEIPGLDWAQYRVLLATVHRRENWGDPLQEIAQGFLQILKQFPDTALLLPLHRNPVVREPLKALLENHPRVFLTEPLDYAELVGAIQRCTLLLTDSGGLQEEAPSLGKPVLVLRETTERPEAIAAGTAQLVGTDCQQIVQAASELLNNAAAYQAMATATNPFGDGQAAARILNIVEQYFQPSL, from the coding sequence ATGCCGCAAGCGCCTATTTCGGTTTGCATTACCCTGGGGACTCGTCCAGAAGCCATTAAACTGGCACCCGTTATTCAACGCTTCAAGGCTTCTTCCCACTTTGACACCCACGTTATTCTCACCGGCCAACACCGAGAAATGGTGGATCAGGTAATGCACTTGTTTGGTCTTGAGGCTGACCAAGATTTGGCTATTATGCAAACCCAGCAAACCCTGACGGATATCACCTGTCGCAGCCTGCAAGGGTTAGAAACCCTCTTTCAGCAATTGCAGCCCCAGATCGTACTGGTACAGGGGGATACGACTACGGCGCTGGCAGCGGCGATCGCTGCCTTTTATCAGAAAATTCCGGTGGGTCATGTAGAGGCTGGACTCCGTACCGATGATTTATTGAATCCCTACCCCGAGGAAGCCAATCGGCGATTGATTTCCCAGGTAACCCAGCTCCACTTTGCCCCCACCCCCTTAGCGGTGGAAAACTTGCAGCGATCGGGGGTGGTAGGAGCGATTCATCATACTGGGAATACGGTCATTGATGCCCTGCTGACCATGGCTCAGCAACGGCCTGCCTGCGAGATCCCAGGATTGGACTGGGCGCAGTATCGGGTATTGCTCGCCACCGTGCATCGCCGCGAGAACTGGGGAGATCCCCTTCAGGAGATTGCCCAAGGGTTTCTCCAGATTCTGAAGCAATTTCCTGATACCGCCCTGTTATTACCCCTGCACCGTAATCCAGTGGTCAGAGAACCGTTGAAAGCTTTACTGGAGAACCATCCCCGGGTATTTTTAACCGAGCCGTTGGACTATGCCGAACTCGTGGGGGCAATCCAGCGTTGTACCTTGCTACTGACGGATTCCGGTGGACTGCAAGAAGAAGCACCCAGTCTGGGCAAACCCGTGCTGGTTTTACGGGAAACCACCGAACGACCCGAGGCGATCGCCGCTGGTACTGCCCAACTGGTGGGAACTGATTGCCAACAAATTGTGCAGGCAGCCTCAGAACTGCTGAACAACGCCGCCGCCTATCAAGCCATGGCAACGGCGACAAATCCCTTTGGTGATGGTCAGGCAGCGGCCCGCATTTTGAACATTGTCGAGCAGTATTTTCAACCCAGCCTATGA